A stretch of the Ornithodoros turicata isolate Travis chromosome 4, ASM3712646v1, whole genome shotgun sequence genome encodes the following:
- the LOC135392543 gene encoding uncharacterized protein LOC135392543 produces the protein MYKNDRSVKNSAEFCELIRDIRIDDVDVMMSFDVISLFTNVPIDVALSVVRTKLRADVDLEDRTDLSVEDILELLKLCLGQTFFQFKNRFFKQTDGCPMGSPISTTIANLVMEFVEDKALEDAGQFITFYRRYVDDTFVIIKKNFTNTFFDKLNSIHPNIQFTCEEEKEKKIAFLDVLVQRDPCGNLKTSVYGKPCDTASPAA, from the coding sequence ATGTACAAGAACGACCGGTCGGTGAAGAACTCTGCGGAATTTTGTGAGCTCATCCGTGACATCCGCATAGACGATGTCGACGTCATGATGTCTTTTGATGTcatctccctgtttacaaacgtgCCCATTGACGTAGCTCTGTCCGTAGTTCGAACGAAGCTGAGAGCTGACGTTGACTTAGAAGACCGCACTGATCTTTCAGTTGAAGACATTTTAGAACTTTTAAAGTTATGCCTCGGACAAACCTTCTTCCAATTCAAGAACAGGTTCTTTAAACAAACCGACGGATGCCCCATGGGCAGCCCAATTTCAACGACCATTGCCAACTTAGTCATGGAGTTTGTTGAAGACAAGGCCTTAGAGGACGCAGGACAATTCATCACCTTTTACAGACGTTATGTTGACgacacatttgtgattattaaGAAGAATTTCACCAACACATTCTTTGACAAGCTGAACAGCATTCATCCTAACATCCAGTTCACgtgcgaggaggagaaagagaaaaagatcgCCTTTTTGGATGTCCTCGTGCAAAGAGACCCGTGCGGAAACTTGAAGACCTCGGTTTACGGAAAACCGTGCGACACAG